In Chloroflexota bacterium, a single genomic region encodes these proteins:
- a CDS encoding carboxypeptidase regulatory-like domain-containing protein, with protein MADRIEASLVYDTKSQPLSSGVRAVVQRARRVLYAADETELVLQIAQDRQPDRLKLAGQVLDEGMPLEGAAVSLMGPARKISEETDEDGEFQMGALPRGAYSLEIDTPAGVLSVAPIDIE; from the coding sequence ATGGCGGATCGGATCGAGGCAAGCCTGGTGTACGACACCAAGTCACAGCCGCTCAGCTCGGGTGTGCGGGCCGTCGTTCAGCGAGCGCGGCGGGTGTTGTACGCCGCTGACGAGACGGAGCTGGTGCTCCAGATCGCTCAGGACCGGCAGCCGGATCGGCTGAAGCTCGCAGGGCAGGTGCTGGATGAGGGCATGCCGCTCGAAGGTGCGGCCGTGAGCCTGATGGGGCCAGCCAGGAAGATCAGCGAAGAGACCGACGAGGACGGCGAGTTTCAGATGGGCGCGCTCCCGCGCGGGGCGTACAGCCTGGAGATCGACACCCCGGCCGGCGTGCTGAGCGTGGCGCCCATCGACATCGAGTAA